A region of Sugiyamaella lignohabitans strain CBS 10342 chromosome A, complete sequence DNA encodes the following proteins:
- the LTE1 gene encoding mitotic regulator LTE1, translated as MSEDEDPYSSSPIVASRRHGSRDLVDGGNAMSPLQTPKKTPNKRSSDNETGYLASPFSVRNHATGNYRSGENHGKSSNIELPFVFDKFPMHMFDDISFIPGRDDARISRFNETTKSLVSATIPRLVVQLTSHDVLDYNFMSDFFLSYRIFMSSDELLECLFTRLIWAINLHTTKTTSSTASDKQDSEIGRDVSVRVFVVLRHWILNFFPDDFLVSFRLRSKFSSTLNKLYSWNTVQEEVQFKRIVEQLKKAWIRVCCMYWQLGSPLNNSNFDVSLPIFPGGTYGQINASRKHSTSTHQDKSTAIRRSTLLSFYKGPIRPAISNSDLKGADGISSDQTAQDTMSAMLNIDKTLRNGALVNGGIILSADVEVKSIKPPTPVRVVQKNHEERGNEGDCERKPANLTIPPPNYKPTLKSVMDSWRVKYKSSNRVLSLFSNIMAPRKPAVVEADSRESSKSFSDIRIDILSARVIEELDYFLKIKSEKQLGHGLGLMRNTRLAAKQSVTNQGEQVTSPSKVHRLSSSSESPTKRQRVHDRESVDLYSVSDTQDDERDQSSGILGDRFPIDKFVNQSLSSKRTSMIDSLRIQDRLGNTSSSSIALSDHFQETDEPFEFSDSLSSLTSSGGEGSLLSFDSYDSALSNQTVMATDKSAAELDENQLGLRRLRRWRNHENLRDITNFRTDGRTSMISGSANISGRVTALRSRNTSHASHGSKTSDKSEKMMLPYSGVDSEVAARLAAIPDDTPDEDAINAALLKLEGKYVRKRKNLSPEDDIFNFERTTAKTNGLIETTPSNTNTNRHTNTNSQILHAPIITHSESEFGNKITIQYTESHNSNLFKAAFESKADIAALASSPSPSTQSPVFSTPTRHQPFANSTPKERISRDQSQTQTQQDRSTVFSIPYSPEHPLSVSNIVTQGNHTPFILNFGSDELCAQFTLIERDALAEIDWKDLIEMRWTRTVVPIQSWLEFLVERDSRGVELVIARFNLMVNWIKSEILLTRQLDERAQTISRFIHIGHQARTLQNFATVMQIVLALQSAVISKLKTTWEHVTENDRELLRQMTELTSPLKNFSKLRSQLNQLEPTKGCVPFVGMYLSDLTFNAERPSFVDTDADHGTDNSTKLVNFDKFQTASSVVKSLLQCIEWSTNYKLHPDHDLVAKCLYIQSLTVEEMDMCLDHLIDP; from the coding sequence ATGAGCGAAGACGAAGACCCGTATTCTTCGTCGCCAATAGTAGCGAGCCGGCGGCATGGGTCGCGGGATCTAGTCGATGGAGGAAATGCCATGTCCCCGTTGCAAACTCCCAAGAAGACTCCGAACAAGCGCTCGTCAGACAATGAGACGGGATATCTAGCATCGCCGTTTAGTGTCCGTAATCATGCAACTGGCAATTACCGGTCTGGTGAGAACCACGGTAAAAGTAGCAATATTGAACTTccatttgtttttgacaaGTTTCCTATGCATATGTTTGACGACATTTCTTTTATACCTGGACGAGATGACGCTCGAATCTCACGGTTCAATGAGACAACAAAGTCTCTCGTATCTGCGACTATTCCTAGATTGGTGGTTCAATTGACCAGCCATGATGTTCTTGATTATAATTTCATGTCagatttcttcttgtcgTACCGAATATTTATGTCCAGTgacgagctgctggaaTGCCTCTTTACCCGTTTGATATGGGCTATTAATTTGCATACAACCAAAACTACATCATCGACAGCATCTGACAAACAGGATAGCGAGATTGGCAGAGACGTATCAGTTCGAGTGTTCGTTGTTCTTCGACATTGGATCTTGAACTTTTTCCCAGATGACTTTCTCGTTAGCTTTAGACTGCGGTCCAAGTTCTCATCGACATTAAACAAGCTGTATAGCTGGAACACAGTTCAGGAAGAAGTTCAGTTTAAAAGAATCGTCGAACAGCTTAAGAAAGCCTGGATCAGGGTATGCTGCATGTATTGGCAGCTTGGAAGTCCTTTGAATAATAGTAATTTCGATGTTTCACTTCCAATATTCCCAGGTGGCACCTATGGTCAAATCAATGCATCAAGAAAACATTCTACTTCTACTCACCAAGATAAATCCACTGCTATAAGAAGGTCGACTTTATTAAGTTTCTACAAGGGCCCTATCAGACCGGCTATCAGCAACAGTGACTTGAAAGGAGCTGATGGCATTTCTAGTGATCAAACAGCCCAAGACACAATGTCTGCAATGTTAAATATCGACAAAACACTACGTAATGGAGCTCTAGTCAATGGAGGCATTATATTATCGGCCGATGTTGAAGTCAAGTCGATCAAGCCACCTACTCCAGTTAGAGTGGTTCAAAAGAACCATGAGGAACGCGGGAACGAGGGTGATTGCGAGCGAAAACCAGCCAATCTCACAATTCCACCTCCAAATTATAAACCTACTTTGAAATCTGTTATGGACTCCTGGAGAGTTAAATATAAAAGCAGCAACAGGGTCTTGTCATTGTTTTCAAATATTATGGCACCTAGAAAACCTGCTGTTGTCGAGGCAGACAGTCGTGAATCGTCTAAATCATTTTCCGATATCCGCATTGATATTCTTAGTGCTAGAGTCATTGAAGAGCTGGACTATTTTTTGAAGATTAAATCTGAAAAGCAACTGGGTCACGGACTCGGTTTAATGCGAAACACTCGTCTTGCTGCTAAGCAATCAGTTACTAATCAAGGTGAGCAAGTGACGTCGCCAAGTAAAGTGCATAGGCTGTCGTCTAGCTCCGAGTCACCGACCAAACGCCAGCGTGTACACGACCGGGAGTCAGTTGATCTGTACTCTGTTTCAGATACCCAGGATGACGAGCGTGATCAAAGTAGTGGTATTCTCGGTGATCGATTTCCAATTGATAAGTTTGTTAATCAGAGCCTCAGTTCAAAGAGAACGTCAATGATTGACAGTTTGAGGATTCAGGACCGCTTAGGAAACACATCATCAAGCAGTATTGCCTTATCAGACCATTTTCAAGAGACGGATGAGCCGTTTGAATTTAGCGACTCGCTCAGTAGCTTGACATCGTCGGGTGGAGAAGGGTCACTCTTGTCTTTTGATTCGTACGATTCGGCTCTTAGCAATCAAACAGTAATGGCCACAGACAAGAGTGCAGCCGAACTTGACGAGAACCAACTGGGGCTGAGAAGATTGCGCAGATGGCGTAACCACGAGAATTTACGAGACATCACCAATTTCCGTACCGATGGTCGCACCAGCATGATATCAGGCAGTGCTAACATTTCAGGAAGAGTAACAGCCCTCAGATCAAGAAATACTAGCCATGCTAGCCATGGCAGCAAAACAAGCGataaaagtgaaaaaatgATGCTTCCGTACTCAGGAGTAGACTCGGAAGTAGCAGCTCGATTAGCAGCTATTCCTGATGACACACCCGATGAGGACGCAATCAACGCTGCGTTGTTGAAACTTGAAGGCAAGTACGTGAGAAAACGGAAGAATCTATCTCCAGAAGACGACATCTTCAACTTTGAACGTACCACCGCAAAAACTAATGGTCTGATTGAAACGACACCTTCTAATACAAACACAAACAGACACACAAATACAAATTCCCAAATATTGCATGCCCCTATTATAACCCATTCAGAATCCGAGTTTGGCAATAAAATCACCATCCAGTACACAGAAAGCCACAATTCCAACCTATTTAAAGCAGCATTCGAGTCCAAGGCCGACATTGCAGCGCTGGCGTCGTCGCCATCGCCAAGCACCCAATCACCTGTCTTTTCAACCCCTACAAGACATCAGCCATTTGCAAACTCCACACCTAAAGAACGCATTAGCAGGGACCAGAGCCAGACACAAACGCAACAAGACAGGTCGACGGTATTCTCAATTCCATATTCCCCAGAACACCCTTTGTCAGTGTCAAACATCGTCACTCAGGGCAACCACACACCGTTTATTCTCAATTTCGGGTCAGATGAACTGTGTGCTCAATTCACGCTGATTGAACGCGATGCACTGGCCGAAATCGACTGGAAAGATCTAATTGAAATGAGATGGACGCGAACAGTCGTGCCCATTCAGAGCTGGTTAGAATTCCTAGTGGAGCGAGATTCACGAGGTGTGGAGCTGGTCATTGCTCGGTTTAACCTGATGGTTAACTGGATCAAGTCGGAGATCCTACTGACTCGGCAGCTGGACGAGCGGGCACAAACGATCTCGAGATTTATTCATATTGGCCATCAAGCTCGCACGCTGCAGAACTTTGCAACCGTGATGCAAATCGTGCTAGCACTACAATCAGCAGTGATCTCGAAACTAAAAACCACCTGGGAACATGTGACGGAGAACGACCGTGAGCTGCTAAGACAGATGACGGAGCTTACGTCTCCCCTCAAGAACTTTTCCAAACTGCGTTCTCAACTCAACCAGCTCGAGCCCACCAAAGGCTGTGTGCCATTTGTAGGCATGTACCTCTCCGACCTGACATTCAATGCCGAGCGACCATCGTTCGTCGACACCGACGCCGACCATGGCACtgacaacagcaccaaACTCGTCAACTTCGACAAGTTCCAAACAGCGTCGTCGGTAGTCAAATCGCTCCTCCAGTGCATCGAATGGTCCACCAACTACAAACTGCACCCGGACCACGACCTGGTTGCCAAATGTCTCTACATCCAATCACTCACGGTCGAAGAAATGGACATGTGCCTCGACCACCTCATCGACCCCTGA
- the CAM1 gene encoding Cam1p (Nuclear protein required for transcription of MXR1; binds the MXR1 promoter in the presence of other nuclear factors; binds calcium and phospholipids; has similarity to translational cofactor EF-1 gamma; GO_component: GO:0005737 - cytoplasm [Evidence IEA,IEA]; GO_component: GO:0005853 - eukaryotic translation elongation factor 1 complex [Evidence IEA]; GO_component: GO:0005634 - nucleus [Evidence IEA,IEA]; GO_component: GO:0005634 - nucleus [Evidence IDA] [PMID 12824466]; GO_function: GO:0005509 - calcium ion binding [Evidence IDA] [PMID 8465602]; GO_function: GO:0005543 - phospholipid binding [Evidence IDA] [PMID 8465602]; GO_function: GO:0003713 - transcription coactivator activity [Evidence IMP] [PMID 12824466]; GO_function: GO:0003746 - translation elongation factor activity [Evidence IEA,IEA]; GO_process: GO:0045944 - positive regulation of transcription from RNA polymerase II promoter [Evidence IMP] [PMID 12824466]; GO_process: GO:0042254 - ribosome biogenesis [Evidence IGI] [PMID 8041634]; GO_process: GO:0006412 - translation [Evidence IEA]; GO_process: GO:0006414 - translational elongation [Evidence IEA,IEA,IEA]) produces MSFVNAHIIVSAAAAFRPLLGIDPYNKKNVDTALENLASFTAILESHLVKNTYLVGERVTVADIYAAGGIVSAFKNLFGAEWRKSHPAITRWFTTLLHTPYYAKDYANFEFIAEPVKYTPPKKEEKPKQEKKKEEAKPKAAADDEEDEAPKEKKAAHPLAALGNPKVPIDNWKRVYSNEDTREKALPWFFENYDAADYSLWKVAYKYNDELTLTFMSNNLIGGFFNRLSASTKYLFGAAVVYGENNNNGIVGAFLVRGQDYAPAFDVAPDWESYEYTKLDISKPEDKELLGDLWAWDKPLVINGEKREIADGKVFK; encoded by the coding sequence ATGTCGTTTGTCAATGCCCACATCATTGTCAGCGCTGCCGCCGCTTTCCGTCCTCTTCTCGGAATCGATCCTTATAACAAGAAGAACGTCGACACTGCTCTTGAGAACCTTGCTTCTTTCACTGCTATTTTGGAGTCGCACCTTGTCAAGAACACTTACCTTGTTGGTGAGAGAGTCACTGTTGCCGATATCTACGCTGCTGGTGGCATTGTTTCCGCTTTCAAGAACCTTTTCGGTGCTGAGTGGAGAAAGTCCCACCCTGCTATCACCCGTTGGTTCACTACCTTGTTGCACACTCCTTACTACGCCAAGGACTACGCTAACTTCGAGTTCATTGCTGAGCCTGTTAAGTACACTCCCCCTAAGAAGGAGGAGAAGCCCAAgcaagagaagaagaaggaggagGCCAAGCCTAAGGCCGCtgctgacgacgaggagGATGAGGCTCCtaaggagaagaaggctgCCCATCCTTTGGCCGCTCTTGGCAATCCTAAGGTCCCTATTGACAACTGGAAGCGTGTCTACTCTAACGAGGATACCCGTGAGAAGGCTCTTCCCTGGTTCTTTGAGAACTACGACGCTGCCGACTACTCTTTGTGGAAGGTCGCTTACAAGTACAACGACGAGCTCACTCTTACTTTCATGTCCAACAACTTGATTGGCGGTTTCTTCAACCGTCTTTCTGCCTCGACTAAGTACCTTTTCGGTGCTGCCGTCGTGTACGGAgagaacaacaacaacggTATCGTCGGTGCCTTCCTTGTCAGAGGCCAAGACTACGCCCCTGCTTTCGACGTTGCTCCTGATTGGGAGTCTTACGAGTACACTAAGCTCGACATCTCCAAGCCCGAGGACAAGGAGCTCCTCGGTGACTTGTGGGCCTGGGACAAGCCTTTGGTCATCAACGGCGAGAAGAGGGAGATTGCCGACGGTAAGGTCTTCAAATAA